The Halosimplex litoreum genome has a window encoding:
- a CDS encoding glucuronyl esterase domain-containing protein, translating into MSRDADGLAPPSRCRPTDELPPLLEFRDGSPVESPADWRDRREELRRSLRHYVYGYAPEPPEIETTTERTAGVCDGAATLVETEIAFADLPTDAPSITLAVFLPSEAVAEGDAGGSVPVLLGLNWRGNHAAVDDPAVTITDTAREYGGRGDGAADRGAAADYWCVEHVLGRGYGFATYHLADVDPDSGDPADGVRPYYDDELPGPPGTEWGVLAAWAWGLQRCVDALRPMEAVRAEAIAVLGHSRCGKAALLAGATDERIGLVAPHQSGTGGMALDRDNDQEGIGDITGTFPQWFADTYAAFDGQVDRLPVDSHSLAALVAPRPLIDTAGARDHWTNPGRALDAVRAAEPVWELLGAEGIGDDLPLYEDDEISGETVGPLCHYRRETGHTLNQGYLDAVLDFADVHFDGTG; encoded by the coding sequence GTGTCCCGAGACGCCGACGGGCTGGCGCCGCCGTCGCGGTGTCGCCCGACCGACGAGTTGCCTCCCCTTCTCGAATTCCGCGACGGCTCCCCCGTCGAGAGTCCCGCCGACTGGCGCGACCGTCGCGAGGAGCTCCGCCGGTCGCTCCGCCACTACGTCTACGGCTACGCGCCCGAGCCTCCGGAGATCGAGACGACGACCGAACGCACCGCCGGCGTCTGCGACGGCGCGGCGACGCTCGTCGAGACCGAGATCGCCTTCGCCGACCTCCCGACGGACGCGCCGTCGATCACCCTCGCCGTCTTCCTGCCGAGCGAGGCGGTCGCCGAGGGCGACGCCGGCGGTTCGGTCCCGGTCCTGCTGGGGCTGAACTGGCGGGGCAACCACGCCGCCGTCGACGACCCGGCGGTGACGATCACCGACACCGCTCGCGAGTACGGTGGTCGCGGCGACGGCGCCGCCGACCGTGGCGCTGCCGCCGACTACTGGTGCGTCGAGCACGTGCTCGGGCGGGGCTACGGCTTCGCCACCTACCACCTCGCCGACGTCGACCCCGACAGCGGCGACCCCGCCGACGGCGTCCGCCCGTACTACGACGACGAGCTGCCAGGCCCGCCGGGCACCGAATGGGGCGTCCTCGCCGCGTGGGCCTGGGGCCTCCAGCGCTGCGTCGACGCGCTCCGCCCGATGGAGGCGGTCCGCGCCGAGGCGATCGCCGTCCTCGGCCACTCCCGTTGCGGCAAGGCCGCGCTGCTGGCCGGCGCGACCGACGAGCGGATCGGCCTCGTCGCGCCCCACCAGTCGGGCACCGGCGGGATGGCGCTCGACCGCGACAACGACCAGGAGGGGATCGGCGACATCACCGGCACGTTTCCACAGTGGTTCGCCGACACCTACGCCGCCTTCGACGGCCAGGTCGACCGCCTGCCCGTCGACAGTCACTCGCTCGCCGCGCTCGTCGCGCCCCGGCCCCTGATCGACACCGCCGGCGCCCGCGACCACTGGACCAACCCCGGCCGCGCACTGGACGCCGTCCGCGCCGCCGAACCCGTCTGGGAGCTGCTCGGCGCCGAGGGCATCGGCGACGACCTCCCGCTGTACGAGGACGACGAGATCTCCGGGGAAACCGTCGGACCGCTGTGTCACTACCGGCGCGAGACCGGTCACACCCTGAACCAGGGATATCTCGACGCCGTCCTCGACTTCGCCGACGTACACTTCGACGGGACCGGATAG
- a CDS encoding polyprenyl synthetase family protein, translating into MEYLESRRGRVEERLEATLDAVEPDELGEEVRHVVLSGGKRVRPTVTVLVCEALGGDVDTAVEFAVGIELVHSASLVVDDIIDRSELRRGTPSAWAEFGHGPAIIASDGLLGEAFALFSSNERAMQAVSESMVELGEGEATELVAQPTSEAEYMQLARRKTGALFRAAAELGAIAAEADAYTVENFGKYAERVGVAFQMRDDVLDATADSEDLGKPTGHDAAMERPSLVQVADLSPEEANDRAHEQSQVALDALASVDAEDSKAMDYLSDLAEFVVVRER; encoded by the coding sequence ATGGAGTACCTGGAGTCTCGTCGGGGACGCGTCGAGGAGCGCCTGGAGGCCACGCTCGACGCCGTCGAACCCGACGAACTCGGCGAGGAGGTGCGCCACGTCGTGCTCTCGGGTGGCAAGCGGGTCCGACCGACGGTGACGGTGCTGGTCTGCGAGGCGCTGGGCGGCGACGTCGACACCGCCGTCGAGTTCGCGGTCGGCATCGAACTCGTCCACAGCGCCTCGCTGGTCGTCGACGACATCATCGACCGCTCGGAGCTTCGGCGGGGCACCCCCTCGGCGTGGGCGGAGTTCGGCCACGGCCCGGCCATCATCGCCAGCGACGGCCTGCTCGGCGAGGCGTTCGCCCTGTTCTCCTCGAACGAACGCGCGATGCAGGCCGTCTCGGAGTCGATGGTCGAACTCGGCGAGGGCGAGGCGACCGAGCTGGTCGCCCAGCCGACCAGCGAAGCGGAGTACATGCAACTCGCCCGCCGGAAGACCGGCGCGCTCTTTCGCGCCGCAGCGGAACTCGGCGCCATCGCCGCCGAGGCCGACGCCTACACCGTCGAGAACTTCGGCAAGTACGCCGAGCGGGTCGGCGTCGCCTTCCAGATGCGCGACGACGTACTCGACGCGACCGCCGACTCGGAGGACCTGGGCAAGCCCACCGGCCACGACGCGGCCATGGAGCGCCCGTCGCTCGTGCAGGTCGCGGACCTGTCGCCCGAGGAGGCCAACGACCGCGCCCACGAGCAGTCCCAGGTCGCGCTCGACGCGCTCGCCTCGGTCGACGCCGAGGACTCGAAGGCGATGGACTACCTCAGCGACCTCGCAGAGTTCGTCGTCGTTCGGGAGCGGTAG
- a CDS encoding endonuclease/exonuclease/phosphatase family protein, with the protein MNGEAVRVLTYNVRRDTARDGEFDWAGRGDAVAGTVRFHRPDVVGLQEPLAHQYSDLRAALPEFEWVGASREAGDGEGEFCPVGYRSERFERLDSGTFWLSATPDEPGSVGWDAAYPRIATWARLRDRDGGTLLYCNTHLDHEGARARVEGARVLRERVSRLREDDEPVVVGGDFNCVAGDEPYRAIADDSGDAPEAERGGGGGFRLVDARESSPYPPHGPDTTRTDFESLRPNLQIDHVFVDGAAVEGYGVAADVVGDGWFPSDHLPVVVDLTL; encoded by the coding sequence ATGAACGGTGAGGCGGTTCGGGTGCTCACGTACAACGTTCGCCGCGACACGGCGCGCGACGGGGAGTTCGACTGGGCGGGCCGGGGTGACGCCGTCGCGGGCACGGTCCGCTTTCACCGCCCCGACGTCGTCGGGCTGCAGGAACCGCTCGCCCACCAGTATTCGGACCTGCGGGCGGCGCTCCCCGAGTTCGAGTGGGTCGGGGCCTCGCGCGAGGCGGGAGACGGCGAGGGGGAGTTCTGCCCGGTCGGCTACCGGTCCGAGCGCTTCGAGCGACTCGACTCGGGGACGTTCTGGCTCTCGGCGACGCCCGACGAGCCGGGGAGCGTCGGCTGGGACGCCGCCTACCCCCGGATCGCCACGTGGGCCCGACTGCGCGACCGCGACGGCGGGACGCTACTGTACTGCAACACCCACCTCGACCACGAGGGTGCCCGCGCCCGCGTCGAGGGCGCGCGGGTGCTCCGCGAGCGGGTGAGCCGGCTCCGCGAGGACGACGAACCGGTCGTCGTCGGTGGGGACTTCAACTGTGTGGCCGGCGACGAACCGTATCGAGCGATCGCCGACGATAGCGGCGACGCCCCCGAAGCCGAACGCGGTGGAGGAGGCGGGTTCCGACTGGTCGACGCTCGGGAGTCGAGCCCGTACCCGCCACACGGTCCCGACACGACCCGAACCGACTTCGAGTCGCTGCGACCGAACCTGCAGATCGACCACGTCTTCGTCGACGGGGCGGCCGTCGAGGGGTACGGCGTCGCCGCCGACGTGGTCGGCGACGGCTGGTTCCCCTCCGACCACCTCCCGGTCGTCGTCGACCTGACGCTGTGA
- a CDS encoding DUF7113 family protein, which yields MLLVRGHAGGTALTGTIYERGERSPTFEGAPDEGAPYVWICDEFYEVESGGQLQRIDGRERRVAFEAPTTRGFDTREAALEAAEEHVRTQFARLGLAETDVEIEIIENPDREEPEP from the coding sequence ATGCTACTGGTACGCGGGCACGCGGGCGGGACGGCGCTGACGGGGACGATCTACGAGCGCGGCGAGCGGTCGCCGACCTTCGAGGGCGCGCCCGACGAGGGCGCGCCCTACGTCTGGATCTGCGACGAGTTCTACGAAGTCGAATCGGGCGGACAGCTCCAGCGGATCGACGGACGGGAGCGGCGAGTGGCCTTCGAGGCGCCGACGACCCGCGGGTTCGACACCCGCGAGGCGGCGCTGGAGGCGGCCGAAGAACACGTCCGCACGCAGTTCGCCCGGCTCGGGCTGGCGGAGACGGACGTGGAGATCGAGATAATCGAGAACCCCGACAGAGAGGAGCCGGAGCCGTAG
- a CDS encoding ABC transporter permease, with amino-acid sequence MSDSDRTADGSAGDDADGARTDGGPASEASQPSPELRSDGGTARRTDERLSGNSFLGDFWVNFVRWNLKAIRNPFVVVGSLVQPIIFLVLFTQVFGQIATGAISGGAAGGITYETFLLPAIAMQVSLAAAAGSGIGLVNDMEEGLFEKTLVMPMSRSAMFLGKTAAEILRIVVQIAIILVLGTVLGADVATGLPGAVGIILIGILFSLWFVALSNIFAVVTRDQESTIIGANLLQFPLLFVSTAFLPLSAMPDWIQTVATFNPITYGVDAARALMLDQDVMTVVEVTRFGGIWDTLVPAVVVLLALDVALGGIAVYLLNRASSSDVQ; translated from the coding sequence ATGAGCGACTCCGACCGGACCGCCGACGGATCCGCCGGAGACGACGCCGACGGCGCCCGCACCGACGGCGGTCCGGCCAGTGAAGCGAGCCAGCCCTCCCCAGAGCTTCGCTCCGACGGCGGCACCGCCCGCCGGACGGACGAGCGGCTGTCGGGCAACTCCTTTTTGGGCGACTTCTGGGTGAACTTCGTCCGCTGGAACCTCAAAGCGATCCGCAACCCGTTCGTCGTCGTCGGCTCGCTCGTCCAGCCGATCATCTTCCTCGTCCTGTTCACGCAGGTGTTCGGCCAGATCGCGACGGGCGCCATCAGCGGCGGCGCCGCCGGCGGCATCACCTACGAGACCTTCCTGCTGCCGGCCATCGCCATGCAGGTGTCGCTGGCGGCCGCCGCGGGGTCGGGCATCGGCCTCGTCAACGACATGGAGGAGGGACTGTTCGAGAAGACGCTCGTGATGCCGATGAGTCGCTCGGCCATGTTCCTCGGCAAGACCGCCGCCGAGATCCTCCGCATCGTCGTCCAGATCGCCATCATCCTCGTGCTGGGGACCGTCCTCGGCGCCGACGTCGCCACCGGCTTGCCCGGTGCTGTCGGCATCATCCTGATCGGGATCCTCTTCTCGCTGTGGTTCGTCGCGCTCTCGAACATCTTCGCCGTCGTCACGAGAGACCAGGAGTCGACGATCATCGGCGCGAACCTCCTGCAGTTCCCGCTGCTGTTCGTCTCGACGGCCTTTCTCCCGCTGTCGGCCATGCCCGACTGGATCCAGACCGTCGCGACGTTCAACCCCATCACCTACGGCGTCGACGCCGCTCGTGCGCTGATGCTCGATCAGGACGTGATGACCGTCGTCGAAGTCACCCGCTTCGGCGGGATCTGGGACACGCTCGTCCCCGCGGTCGTCGTCCTGCTCGCGCTCGACGTCGCACTGGGCGGGATCGCCGTCTACCTGCTCAACCGCGCCTCGTCGTCGGACGTGCAGTAA
- a CDS encoding ABC transporter ATP-binding protein — protein sequence MRERTPRTDGGDPAGDGRGDAIEASGVELTYADGTEAVKGIDLSVPKGEFFGFLGPNGAGKTTTIKTFATLLSPTGGSITVNGYDVRDDARRVRETIGYMAQETSVDEEMTARENIRFAARAYGVPKSERAARIDELLDLVDLADVADKRASEFSGGMKKRLDAATALVHSPPLVFLDEPTTGLDPKARNRLWEYFERINERGTTLFLTTQYLEEADQLCDRISVILDGEIVATGSPMELKRRVGGEILDVEIPDGDEARERAAEIARTGDVFDADADVALTDDGISVTAERARQHGTDLLVTLRDAGITVTGFNIRAPTLDDVFLAITGEELDSEAQSADPADVTGPEVTAE from the coding sequence GTGAGAGAACGGACGCCACGAACGGACGGCGGTGACCCGGCCGGGGACGGTCGCGGGGACGCCATCGAGGCCAGCGGCGTGGAACTGACCTACGCCGACGGGACGGAGGCCGTCAAGGGGATCGATCTGTCGGTCCCGAAAGGCGAGTTCTTCGGCTTCCTCGGCCCCAACGGCGCCGGGAAGACGACGACGATCAAGACCTTCGCGACGCTGCTCTCGCCGACCGGGGGCTCCATCACCGTCAACGGCTACGACGTGCGCGACGACGCTCGTCGCGTCCGCGAGACGATCGGCTACATGGCCCAGGAGACCAGCGTCGACGAGGAGATGACCGCCCGCGAGAACATCCGCTTCGCCGCGCGGGCCTACGGCGTCCCCAAGAGCGAACGGGCCGCCCGCATCGACGAACTGCTCGATCTGGTGGATCTCGCCGACGTGGCCGACAAGCGCGCGAGCGAGTTCTCCGGCGGGATGAAGAAACGACTGGACGCCGCGACCGCGCTCGTCCACAGTCCCCCGCTCGTCTTTCTCGACGAGCCGACGACGGGGCTGGACCCCAAAGCCCGAAACCGCCTCTGGGAGTACTTCGAGCGCATCAACGAGCGCGGGACGACCCTGTTTCTCACGACGCAGTACCTCGAAGAGGCCGACCAGCTCTGCGACCGCATCTCCGTCATCCTCGACGGCGAGATCGTCGCCACGGGGTCGCCGATGGAGCTGAAACGCCGCGTCGGCGGCGAGATCCTCGACGTGGAGATCCCCGACGGGGACGAGGCCCGCGAGCGTGCCGCCGAGATCGCACGCACCGGCGACGTGTTCGACGCCGACGCCGACGTGGCGCTCACCGACGATGGCATCAGCGTCACGGCCGAACGGGCCCGCCAGCACGGGACCGACCTGCTCGTCACGCTCCGGGACGCCGGGATCACGGTGACCGGCTTCAACATCCGCGCGCCGACGCTCGACGACGTGTTCCTGGCGATCACCGGCGAGGAACTCGACTCGGAGGCCCAGTCGGCCGACCCCGCCGACGTGACCGGCCCGGAGGTGACCGCCGAATGA